TCGACGTGAGATGGACTCCAGCGAGCTAGAAAACCCGCACAAAGGCAAGACCGGTCTGCGGCGCGTGTGGAATGCCTTTCTCTATTCGCTGGACGGCTTGAAGGCAGCCTACCGGCACGAGCACGCGTTCCGTCAGGAAGTTCTGGTCGCTCTGGTTCTGGTGCCGACGGCCTTGTGGGTGCCGGTGAGCGGCTCGGGGAAGGCAGCAATGATTGCCAGCGTACTGCTGGTGCTGATCGTCGAACTGTTGAAC
The DNA window shown above is from Burkholderiales bacterium and carries:
- a CDS encoding diacylglycerol kinase translates to MDSSELENPHKGKTGLRRVWNAFLYSLDGLKAAYRHEHAFRQEVLVALVLVPTALWVPVSGSGKAAMIASVLLVLIVELLNSAIEAAVDRISLDHHRLAKRAKDIGSAAVMISLINVVVVWSLTLFG